The Desulfosporosinus acidiphilus SJ4 genome has a window encoding:
- a CDS encoding amino acid permease — MSNERRLKGTIGLPQAIALYIGAVLGSGVLIVPGLAAEIAGPASLLAWGLMTLLILPLALSMGLLSSKFPNAGGVSYFVTKAFGPEAGSLVGWFFLMSVPIGAPVAALTGAGYMSAAMGWSDSMRVALAAVMLAVGLFINIVGMKVAGQVQIAVVLAIVAVLMVVIVGAVPNIEYVNFKPFMPHGWWSVGKAASILFWCYIGWEAVSHLSEEFIDPQRAAVKGVTIAAVIVGFLYFLTAFATVGTHNYNTAGSDASLVLAISKLFGQWGALAAGLTGVFICTATIIAYTGAASRLAYALAREGKAPHWMSVLSKRFGTPIGGIAFLALCFVAVLYVYASGRISLTTLIQIPNATFILTYLGGCAAGIRLLKGSFWGVRLSWLSFLSTAAVFPFVGCAILYPVVIIVCFGMTRGIRNRISLSFKFRS; from the coding sequence ATGAGTAATGAAAGAAGACTCAAGGGTACTATCGGATTGCCGCAGGCAATAGCTCTATATATCGGAGCCGTACTAGGATCGGGAGTTCTAATTGTGCCTGGGTTGGCGGCGGAGATTGCTGGCCCGGCTTCCCTGCTGGCGTGGGGCCTTATGACGTTGCTTATTTTACCACTGGCATTGTCTATGGGGTTGCTTTCATCTAAGTTTCCGAACGCTGGAGGAGTTTCCTATTTTGTAACAAAGGCATTTGGTCCGGAAGCCGGCTCGCTTGTTGGCTGGTTTTTTCTCATGTCTGTACCTATTGGTGCTCCAGTGGCTGCCTTGACAGGTGCTGGCTATATGTCAGCAGCTATGGGCTGGAGTGATAGTATGCGAGTTGCCCTGGCAGCAGTAATGCTTGCGGTCGGGCTATTTATTAACATTGTCGGCATGAAAGTAGCGGGTCAAGTGCAAATTGCTGTTGTCCTGGCAATAGTTGCTGTGTTGATGGTAGTCATTGTAGGAGCTGTTCCTAATATTGAGTATGTAAATTTTAAGCCGTTCATGCCCCATGGTTGGTGGAGTGTTGGCAAGGCTGCTTCTATTTTGTTCTGGTGTTATATTGGCTGGGAGGCGGTCTCTCATTTATCTGAAGAGTTTATAGATCCTCAACGTGCGGCAGTCAAAGGGGTAACTATTGCGGCTGTCATTGTTGGATTTCTGTATTTTCTCACAGCCTTTGCGACTGTTGGGACACATAATTACAATACGGCTGGATCAGATGCTTCCCTCGTCTTGGCTATAAGTAAGCTTTTCGGGCAATGGGGGGCTTTGGCTGCTGGATTAACTGGTGTGTTTATCTGTACCGCGACTATTATCGCCTATACGGGTGCAGCTTCCCGTCTTGCGTATGCCTTGGCCCGAGAAGGGAAGGCCCCACACTGGATGAGTGTTTTGTCTAAACGATTTGGTACACCAATCGGTGGAATTGCCTTTCTTGCTCTATGCTTTGTTGCTGTTCTTTATGTATATGCGAGTGGAAGAATATCCCTAACAACTCTTATACAAATACCAAATGCTACCTTCATTCTTACATATCTTGGTGGCTGTGCGGCCGGAATCCGGTTGTTAAAAGGAAGTTTTTGGGGAGTGCGCCTAAGCTGGCTTTCTTTTCTTTCAACAGCGGCTGTATTTCCATTTGTCGGTTGCGCGATTTTGTACCCCGTGGTCATTATTGTCTGTTTCGGGATGACAAGAGGGATAAGAAATAGAATCAGTTTGTCATTTAAATTTCGTAGTTAG
- a CDS encoding putative DNA modification/repair radical SAM protein — translation MDIYDKLMILSDSAKYDVACTSSGIDRRGKQGSIGNAAKAGICHSFAADGRCISLLKVLMTNVCIYDCKYCVNRTSNDARRASFTPAELAELTINFYRRNYIEGLFLSSGVIKSPNYTMEQMIKALTLLRETYRFNGYIHVKAIPGADSELVSRLGLLADRMSINIELPSQESLNLLAPNKTKDSILRPMGLISHKIQENSTDLVKFRHASKFVPAGQSTQLIVGATPDTDHKILTLSEGLYKKYRLKRVFYSAYVPVAEHTLLPSVDTKPPLLREHRLYQADWLLRFYGFEANELLDEQNQNFDLQVDPKCNWAMNHLELFPVEINKAPYEMLLRVPGIGVISAMRILTARKSSVIDFDGLKKMGVVLKRAQYFITCKGKIMNGFKISSDITLRALMSDQHKLLNGFAEQLSLFSDPPMSREEVSQCLTEPR, via the coding sequence ATCGATATTTATGATAAATTGATGATTTTATCAGACTCGGCTAAATATGATGTAGCATGTACCTCCAGTGGTATCGATAGACGAGGGAAACAAGGGAGCATAGGAAATGCCGCGAAAGCGGGTATTTGTCATAGCTTTGCAGCCGATGGGCGTTGCATATCCTTACTGAAAGTATTAATGACCAATGTCTGTATTTATGATTGCAAATATTGCGTTAATCGCACCTCAAATGATGCCAGGAGAGCGTCCTTTACTCCCGCAGAGCTGGCAGAACTGACCATCAATTTTTATCGTAGGAACTATATTGAGGGACTGTTTCTTAGTTCCGGCGTCATTAAAAGCCCTAATTATACGATGGAGCAAATGATTAAAGCATTAACACTACTGCGGGAAACTTATCGTTTTAATGGATATATCCACGTTAAAGCCATACCGGGAGCTGATAGTGAGTTAGTTTCTCGCTTAGGGCTTTTAGCTGACCGTATGAGTATTAATATCGAATTACCCTCTCAAGAAAGTTTAAATCTTTTAGCTCCGAACAAGACAAAGGATTCCATCCTGCGGCCCATGGGATTGATTAGTCATAAGATCCAAGAGAACAGTACTGATCTTGTGAAGTTTCGACATGCATCAAAGTTTGTACCTGCAGGGCAGAGTACACAGCTGATTGTTGGGGCGACGCCGGATACGGATCATAAAATACTAACCTTAAGTGAAGGTCTCTATAAAAAATACCGCCTGAAAAGAGTTTTTTATTCAGCGTACGTACCGGTAGCAGAACATACACTTTTACCATCTGTAGACACTAAGCCTCCGCTTTTACGCGAACATCGCCTTTATCAGGCAGATTGGCTGTTGAGATTTTATGGCTTTGAAGCCAATGAACTGCTTGATGAGCAAAACCAAAATTTCGATTTACAAGTTGACCCTAAGTGTAATTGGGCAATGAACCATCTTGAACTGTTTCCCGTTGAAATCAACAAAGCCCCTTATGAAATGCTTTTGCGGGTTCCGGGAATAGGTGTTATTAGCGCCATGCGCATTCTCACGGCAAGAAAAAGTAGTGTAATCGACTTTGACGGACTTAAAAAGATGGGTGTAGTCCTGAAACGAGCACAATATTTTATCACCTGTAAGGGGAAAATTATGAATGGCTTTAAGATATCCTCTGACATTACTTTGAGAGCGCTGATGTCTGATCAACATAAATTATTGAACGGTTTTGCGGAGCAGCTTTCTCTTTTTTCTGATCCTCCCATGTCGAGAGAGGAAGTGAGTCAGTGTTTGACAGAACCGAGATAG
- a CDS encoding DMT family transporter, translated as MVLLNGSYILKVNPLGDILASLAAIVWAVYSVLMRKISKFRYNTIGCTRKVFFYGLLFMIPSLFFAPYHFDYYAFTKVQNMFNLLFLGLGASAVCFVSWNWSVRILGAVKMSVYIYIVPVITIAASALILHEIITWVAFVGAILTLAGLYISERRTIMLVKGNNVKM; from the coding sequence TTGGTTCTGCTCAACGGCAGCTATATTTTAAAGGTAAATCCTTTAGGGGATATATTAGCGTCTCTCGCAGCGATTGTCTGGGCAGTTTACTCTGTTCTTATGCGCAAAATCAGCAAATTCCGCTATAATACCATTGGCTGTACCCGCAAGGTTTTCTTCTATGGACTACTTTTTATGATTCCGTCTCTTTTCTTTGCACCCTATCATTTTGATTATTATGCGTTTACAAAAGTACAAAACATGTTTAATCTATTATTCTTGGGTTTAGGGGCTTCCGCTGTGTGTTTTGTCAGTTGGAATTGGTCTGTCCGCATTTTAGGTGCTGTAAAAATGAGTGTATACATTTATATTGTTCCCGTCATTACCATCGCGGCATCTGCTCTTATCCTCCATGAAATAATTACCTGGGTCGCATTTGTAGGAGCGATCCTTACTTTGGCAGGGCTTTATATTTCTGAGAGAAGGACAATTATGCTTGTTAAGGGAAATAATGTGAAAATGTAG
- a CDS encoding DUF1540 domain-containing protein codes for MGKTNVVCSATECSHNEEGHCQLETLSVTSSVMDREAECAFYEPSEKES; via the coding sequence ATGGGAAAAACGAATGTAGTATGTTCCGCTACTGAATGCAGCCACAACGAAGAAGGTCATTGTCAATTGGAGACGCTAAGCGTTACTTCCAGTGTCATGGATCGTGAAGCAGAGTGTGCTTTTTACGAGCCAAGTGAAAAAGAAAGTTAG
- a CDS encoding LysR family transcriptional regulator has translation MEIRNLFTFLSVVEAGSFTRAANKLGYAQSSVTAQIQALEAELETPLFDRLGKKIVLTDAGQRLIPYAQEITKMHALAKEAIRSDTALVGTLTIGAPESLAAFRLPGIIRDYKSRYPEVKITLKPGVCWELRDLIRSGELDLAFLLQPETEDRELHIETLVHEKMALIAPPDHPLVHCEHVEPSNLKDETILQTEQGCTYRALFEHHLNRHGIFPNPDLEFWSIEAIKNCVMSGLGLSLLPLITVQNEVREGKLIQLAWDDREERLTTQIAYHKKKWQSPALHEFLLLVGRHAEKWRQV, from the coding sequence TTGGAAATACGTAATTTGTTTACATTTCTTAGCGTAGTCGAAGCTGGCAGTTTTACCCGCGCCGCTAATAAATTAGGATACGCCCAGTCCAGTGTAACTGCTCAAATTCAAGCACTCGAAGCAGAGCTTGAAACGCCGTTGTTTGACAGGTTAGGCAAAAAAATTGTTCTGACCGATGCCGGACAGAGACTAATACCTTACGCCCAAGAAATCACTAAAATGCATGCCTTGGCCAAAGAAGCGATCCGGTCGGACACTGCTCTAGTCGGTACACTGACAATTGGCGCTCCGGAATCACTGGCAGCCTTTCGCTTGCCGGGTATTATCCGTGACTATAAGAGCCGTTATCCAGAAGTTAAAATAACTTTAAAGCCCGGTGTATGTTGGGAATTACGCGACCTTATCCGTTCTGGAGAACTGGATCTTGCTTTCCTGCTTCAACCGGAGACTGAAGACCGAGAGCTCCACATCGAAACCCTCGTACACGAAAAAATGGCTCTCATTGCACCACCGGACCATCCTCTTGTCCACTGTGAGCATGTAGAGCCTTCTAATTTAAAAGACGAAACGATACTGCAAACTGAGCAGGGATGTACTTACCGGGCATTATTCGAGCACCATCTTAACAGACATGGAATCTTCCCCAATCCTGACCTTGAGTTCTGGAGTATTGAAGCCATTAAAAACTGTGTTATGTCAGGATTAGGCCTTTCACTTCTTCCACTGATCACCGTGCAAAATGAAGTGCGTGAAGGTAAACTTATTCAACTTGCCTGGGATGACAGGGAAGAACGTCTAACCACCCAGATTGCATATCACAAAAAGAAGTGGCAATCACCGGCATTACATGAATTCTTGCTTCTTGTTGGCCGGCACGCTGAAAAATGGCGGCAGGTTTGA
- a CDS encoding TIGR03915 family putative DNA repair protein, whose amino-acid sequence MFDRTEIVYEYDGSFEGLMCCVFESFSLKEVPSVIRTPSDQQSFFDTAKWIETDILKFNRVYKSIAAKISIQAQELVQLGFWTNAPQKEMLIYHFLRLGYKHGSKVMSMLTDDTVSTLQKAVRHLTSESHKFKGFVRFSVYDKVMVAVIEPKNFVLPLISYHFCDRFRDDSFMIYDKTHSMALVYHGQKAELIRVDQLTLPEVDESEIEYRHLWKQFYNTIAIEARNNPKCRMTLMPKRYWGQMTEFAKEEELQTVIKNQQNPSKQMILNHEPQRLL is encoded by the coding sequence GTGTTTGACAGAACCGAGATAGTTTATGAATATGATGGAAGTTTCGAAGGTTTAATGTGCTGTGTTTTTGAAAGCTTTTCTCTTAAGGAGGTCCCCAGTGTTATCCGTACTCCAAGTGATCAGCAAAGTTTTTTTGATACGGCGAAATGGATTGAAACGGATATCCTCAAGTTCAACCGGGTCTATAAATCAATTGCTGCCAAAATATCTATTCAAGCGCAAGAATTAGTGCAGTTGGGTTTTTGGACCAATGCTCCTCAGAAGGAAATGTTAATCTATCATTTTTTGCGCTTAGGCTATAAACACGGGAGCAAGGTTATGTCGATGCTGACTGATGATACTGTCAGTACCCTGCAAAAAGCCGTTCGTCATTTGACGTCTGAGAGTCATAAGTTTAAGGGATTCGTACGATTTTCTGTTTATGATAAAGTTATGGTGGCGGTCATCGAACCTAAAAATTTTGTCTTGCCTCTTATCTCTTATCATTTCTGTGATAGGTTTCGCGATGATTCGTTTATGATTTATGATAAAACACATAGCATGGCTTTAGTTTATCATGGCCAAAAAGCGGAGCTGATCCGTGTCGATCAATTAACTTTACCTGAAGTTGACGAATCTGAAATTGAGTATCGTCACCTTTGGAAGCAATTTTATAACACCATTGCTATTGAAGCTCGCAATAATCCAAAATGCCGTATGACCCTAATGCCCAAAAGGTATTGGGGGCAAATGACGGAATTTGCCAAAGAAGAGGAATTACAAACTGTCATTAAAAATCAGCAAAATCCGAGCAAACAAATGATTCTAAATCATGAGCCTCAGCGATTGCTCTAG
- a CDS encoding ribonuclease J — protein MPKEHKLQIIPLGGLGEIGKNMTVIRYDNQMVLIDAGLAFPEDEMLGIDIVIPDYSYLIENKDLLLGILITHGHEDHIGALPYLLRDIDVPIFGTRLTLGIIQSKMKESNLNSIKATVVQPRDTIKLGVFRIEFIRVNHSIPDSVGIAIHTPLGTIVHTGDFKLDHTPVSGEILDIHKFSELGDKGVLCLLSDSTNVERAGFTPSERNVGEMIDEAFRNAKERVILASFASNVYRLQQAITSAVKTNRKVAVVGRSMLNIVGISAELGYLDIPEGTLVDIDEIIGLPGNQACILTTGSQGEPMSALTRMANHDHRHVAIQPGDTVIISASPIPGNEKSVARTVDQLFKLGANVIYESAEGMHVSGHASQEEQKLMLNMVRPKYFMPVHGEYRMLIKHAQLAEQLGIPREDIFVSENGGIVEFTRHGAAIGGKVTAGKILIDGLGIGDVGNIVLRDRKQLSQDGILIVVMTISRSTGAIVAGPDVVTRGFVYVRESESMLDEAKLKVRQTMARCRENNITEWAVLKSQIRDALSKQFYEKTRRRPMILPIIQEVE, from the coding sequence TTGCCCAAAGAACACAAACTGCAAATTATCCCCTTGGGAGGGCTTGGGGAAATAGGAAAAAACATGACCGTGATACGTTATGATAATCAAATGGTGCTTATTGATGCCGGTCTGGCATTTCCTGAGGACGAAATGCTCGGTATCGATATTGTTATCCCTGATTATTCATATTTAATTGAAAACAAGGATTTGCTTCTCGGCATATTAATAACCCACGGACATGAAGATCACATAGGTGCTTTGCCTTATCTTTTGAGAGATATCGACGTACCTATTTTTGGAACGCGTTTGACCCTCGGGATCATTCAATCCAAGATGAAAGAAAGTAATTTAAATAGTATTAAGGCTACTGTGGTTCAGCCGCGTGATACTATTAAGCTCGGAGTTTTCAGAATAGAATTTATTCGAGTTAATCACAGCATTCCCGATTCTGTCGGAATAGCAATTCATACTCCCTTGGGGACTATTGTTCACACCGGTGATTTTAAACTGGATCACACACCAGTATCGGGAGAAATTCTGGACATCCATAAATTCTCTGAATTAGGGGATAAAGGGGTTTTATGTCTCCTCTCTGATAGCACCAATGTAGAAAGAGCCGGCTTTACACCCTCAGAAAGAAATGTCGGCGAGATGATTGACGAGGCGTTCCGCAATGCCAAAGAGCGGGTTATCCTGGCAAGCTTTGCCTCAAATGTCTACCGTTTGCAGCAGGCTATTACTTCTGCGGTCAAAACCAATCGGAAGGTTGCCGTTGTAGGGCGAAGTATGCTTAATATTGTGGGAATTTCAGCCGAATTAGGATATTTGGATATACCGGAAGGTACTTTGGTTGATATTGATGAAATCATCGGTCTGCCGGGTAATCAGGCTTGTATCCTGACAACAGGAAGTCAGGGAGAACCTATGTCTGCTCTTACCAGAATGGCTAATCACGACCATCGTCATGTGGCCATTCAGCCAGGTGACACAGTCATTATTTCAGCAAGTCCCATTCCGGGCAATGAAAAGTCTGTCGCCAGAACTGTAGACCAGTTGTTTAAACTCGGTGCCAACGTTATCTATGAATCGGCAGAGGGAATGCATGTTTCCGGTCATGCAAGTCAAGAAGAGCAAAAGTTAATGTTAAATATGGTACGTCCTAAGTATTTCATGCCGGTTCACGGCGAATATCGCATGCTGATTAAGCATGCTCAATTAGCGGAGCAGTTGGGAATTCCGCGTGAAGATATTTTTGTCTCTGAAAACGGCGGAATCGTCGAGTTTACTCGCCATGGGGCAGCTATCGGCGGCAAGGTAACGGCGGGAAAAATATTGATAGATGGCTTAGGTATTGGCGATGTGGGAAACATTGTCCTGAGAGACCGTAAACAACTCTCTCAAGACGGCATTTTAATCGTCGTGATGACGATTAGTCGTTCAACAGGGGCAATTGTGGCCGGACCCGATGTGGTCACTCGCGGTTTTGTCTACGTTCGAGAGTCAGAGTCTATGTTGGATGAAGCGAAATTAAAGGTTAGACAGACTATGGCCCGCTGCCGTGAGAATAATATAACAGAATGGGCGGTACTGAAGAGCCAAATCAGAGATGCTTTAAGCAAGCAATTTTATGAGAAAACCAGACGCAGACCTATGATTTTGCCGATTATTCAGGAAGTTGAATAA